One Artemia franciscana chromosome 6, ASM3288406v1, whole genome shotgun sequence DNA window includes the following coding sequences:
- the LOC136028021 gene encoding uncharacterized protein LOC136028021 isoform X3 has translation MIYKLDKYAKQAAQKLLHTPPTEPYKQFVEGDKSSDWRKPLSDKLDDIYEFNSCYNKLLAENGLEDGDDGDEEENMADCFVEGDKSSDWRKPLSDKLDDIYEFNSSYNKLLAENGMEGGDDGDEEENMSDCDVESDVSSEKNSEFMPRTNTQQSSPGPINPIKRRAAFLQKYGPHSSNNSPPSDNIEEETFCLLKSVDGKGVKSKKVRIRASHGSIATSNVKQAVTQLSQGSVKSECLKKGSENVTASKNRKQSKDFVLIPMPPPPLTPKSAARNHRQRKPSLNVKSSSASPSLKPKAVVSIVQKKSVQLVDYSDTEMSVVSFTSRDTSSSNSRSSMSGRRRRKSCIPSSLRKRTIKYNSGDGNSSMSSVNSLFRNKMMNKGSKKIADPLTVTEKTDLNKNIKTKNFVGFSTDDNESGKTNVLHSVELVDEETESQRSRCTAENVLLGKENENETAIQSRTNLTECHTDKIEDSATLRSFSKTAGYSKQRNNEVFNLKESFTVIDNRANEIPKILASTKRINGKVSCNNIIDENDATCNIEDKSSKNKNQSGDYVRSDNSIVSSSKSKVSRTRFSKRSANNLDLTNIIPDIPSQDNSNLSSERRVTRSIRKNFDNIRRVSDIHKEDISETVTNISPDKQTTVIEKRRLIVGISEAPVSAQNNGKCKEFPICSTEDRSCNSMISKQKGKDKSRDSFQAKENGDEAVKTPSGLWKVNENKGSVLENRDAEDNDIKKRHVRKECSSSEVTVSVNSETGAVSLSQKYKRVTSVLKLKDDSTSVKGRELNDVLSLLDETILSDSSGKRITRSRLRATCTPVAALKPSSLSLSTSASLFPNETSSQSADSISVLSEAPTQIFTSVNPRKVNNKGGLTNMSECAKNGAVRTTSSTPNGVVPPQPQELSDLFSPIQSGSKNLGAAIQSNSVKVNDEANSNQLFTPQNFENCVRQAVTLILSTFIPNLAASQGQPNTEQRPASNAESLNAQQQQISSSNLAWSNLLLQNPFFTPGSISNLLSGSGLVHQPTPSLPTTLLPSIVTQGETNKKEEPISSSAKQIKEAEESPEKNGTPAYTQSLAKKKKLSHSPLPVITKKRNHAKDKGGSSLIHNKGSLQKLREEKKPQTHAAHRLRPAAVTKQTPEIGRSPVLNRKQVKLFDPENSLADLLKKRSNSLLKKKRTVSASPTYVSGSKKKNLNITSPQLYENNIKEDGQIHTRNQDLSSDVDASKLRRNSDKEKSLSVVRNKPTDQSILDTINRFKQPLDVVKYDGVPHNQSLAKTATEKRPFSPTVIAKKNLQRQKVSCVNRQDDLESPILSYNASDDNSVTLRSKGSAIVRKKAGENPQFRTPTLKKKSLSLKVSSESPQEKIHLKSPIMGSNAFGDDSGALRSRELTLVRNKSAGTLQLEVPIVEKRSLSSKVSNESQQTSPILSSNVSSDNMSLRSRRSVLKRGKSINKKKPLAPKTVNETGQVDLESSLFTSKYDYTPQRSGERSLPKEATAEKFQFRTPIAQKKTLTPKSTKKSMDDDLEGPIPNTNASEEENKSPKSRRLTTPRKCVSCSDCSSETPRQAFKDSSQFSKATKRKLWEPIESTSESGGKKIHRKRSRLVAPNLIKSSKINKNISRHHFRKQKEILKSKKKFENPKLSLRSQFPGESKQSASGTRKAKVSEERNKKAHLRDTRTTMDDLRFKTFSSRIRDLSAKTERQPLRNLSGLPSSIANALRESDSDDDDEGADFLLHL, from the exons ATAACAAGCTTTTGGCTGAGAATGGCATGGAAGGTGGTGATGATGGTGACGAAGAAGAGAACATGTCAGACTGT GATGTTGAATCGGATGTTTCATCAGAGAAGAATTCTGAATTTATGCCAAGGACTAACACACAGCAGTCCTCGCCTGGGCCCATCAACCCAATCAAAAGACGAGCAgcatttttgcaaaaatatggacCTCACTCCTCCAACAACAGTCCACCGTCTGATAACATCGAGGAGGAgactttttgtttgttaaaatcTGTGGATGGAAAGGGTGTTAAAAGTAAGAAAGTGCGTATTCGAGCCTCTCATGGAAGTATAGCCACTTCGAATGTAAAACAGGCTGTGACTCAACTGTCGCAAGGGTCTGTTAAAAgtgaatgtttgaaaaaaggcTCTGAAAACGTCACAGCTTCAAAGAACCGTAAACAATCgaaagattttgttttaattccgATGCCTCCCCCTCCTCTTACGCCTAAAAGTGCTGCAAGAAACCATAGACAAAGAAAACCGTCACTAAATGTTAAATCGTCATCTGCTTCTCCTTCTTTGAAACCAAAAGCAGTTGTGTCAATTGTGCAGAAGAAAAGCGTTCAACTGGTTGACTATAGTGACACAGAGATGTCCGTTGTATCTTTCACCAGTCGTGATACATCTTCGTCAAACTCCCGAAGTTCTATgtcaggaagaagaagaagaaaaagttgtATTCCTTCTTCTCTTAGGAAGAGAACGATAAAATACAATTCTGGTGATGGCAACTCAAGTATGAGCAGCGTGAACAgtctttttagaaataaaatgatgaaTAAAGGAAGCAAAAAAATAGCAGACCCATTGACAGTGACAGAGAAAACTGATctgaataaaaacataaaaacaaagaatttcGTTGGATTTTCAACTGACGATAATGAAAGTGGAAAGACCAATGTATTACATAGTGTAGAGCTTGTAGATGAAGAAACAGAAAGTCAGCGTTCAAGATGTACAGCAGAGAATGTTTTGCTGGGAAAGGAGAACGAAAACGAGACTGCTATTCAGAGCAGAACCAACCTAACTGAATGTCATACTGATAAAATCGAGGATAGTGCCACTCTTCGCAGTTTTTCTAAAACTGCTGGATACAGTAAGCAAAGAAACAATGAAGTATTCAACCTTAAAGAGTCATTTACTGTCATAGACAATAGGGCAAATGAGATTCCAAAAATTCTGGCttcaacaaaaagaataaatggaAAAGTATCTTGCAACAACATCATTGATGAAAATGATGCAACTTGCAACATTGAAGATAAaagcagcaaaaataaaaaccaaagtgGAGACTATGTGCGTTCGGACAATTCTATTGTCAGCAGCtctaagtcaaaagtttcacgaacaaggTTTAGTAAACGTAGTGCGAATAATCTTGATTTAACAAACATTATACCTGATATCCCCTCTCAAGATAATAGCAATTTATCATCTGAGAGACGAGTTACTCGTTCTATCCGTAAAAATTTCGATAATATACGAAGGGTTAGTGACATTCATAAGGAAGACATCTCTGAAACAGTTACTAATATCTCCCCTGATAAGCAGACAACAGTTATAGAGAAGAGGAGACTAATCGTAGGTATCAGTGAAGCGCCAGTGAGTGCTCAGAACAACGGTAAATGTAAAGAATTTCCCATATGTTCAACCGAAGATAGAAGCTGTAACAGCATGATTTCTAAACAGAAAGGAAAAGATAAATCAAGGGACTCCTTTCAAGCCAAAGAAAATGGTGACGAAGCCGTGAAAACACCTTCTGGATTATGGaaagttaatgaaaataaaggttCAGTATTAGAAAACCGTGATGCAGAAGataatgacataaaaaaaagacatgtgaGGAAAGAGTGCAGCTCAAGTGAAGTTACTGTTTCTGTCAACAGTGAGACGGGGGCTGTTTCGCTATCACAAAAGTATAAGAGAGTCACTTCTGTGCTGAAACTGAAGGATGACTCGACTTCTGTCAAGGGCCGTGAACTTAATGACGTACTCTCGCTGTTAGATGAAACAATACTTTCTGACAGTTCTGGGAAACGTATTACTAGGTCACGCCTTCGCGCAACCTGCACACCTGTTGCAGCTTTGAAGCCTTCTTCCCTTTCATTATCAACTTCTGCATCACTGTTTCCAAATGAAACGTCTAGCCAATCGGCAGACTCAATTAGTGTGTTGTCTGAAGCTCCAACTCAAATTTTCACTAGTGTTAACCCTCGTAAAGTAAATAACAAGGGGGGCCTTACGAATATGTCAGAATGTGCTAAGAACGGGGCTGTACGGACCACAAGTAGCACACCAAACGGAGTAGTTCCCCCACAACCACAAGAGCTTAGTGATCTATTTTCACCAATTCAGTCTGGTAGTAAGAACCTCGGTGCTGCTATCCAAAGTAATTCTGTGAAAGTGAATGATGAAGCAAATTCGAATCAATTGTTTActccccaaaattttgagaattgcGTGCGACAAGCAGTAACATTGATACTGTCCACGTTTATCCCAAATTTAGCTGCGTCTCAGGGACAACCAAACACAGAGCAGAGACCAGCTTCCAATGCAGAAAGTTTAAACGCTCAGCAACAACAAATATCATCATCAAATTTAGCTTGGTCGAATCTTCTACtccaaaatccgttttttactCCTGGTAGTATATCAAATTTATTGAGTGGAAGTGGCTTAGTCCATCAGCCAACTCCTAGTTTGCCCACCACACTATTGCCTTCAATCGTCACCCAGGGTGAAacgaataaaaaagaagaaccgATTTCTTCATCTGCTAAGCAGATTAAAGAGGCTGAAGAAAGTCCAGAAAAAAATGGAACACCTGCTTACACTCAATCTttagcaaaaaagaagaagcttaGCCATAGCCCATTGCCTGTCATTACTAAGAAGCGTAATCACGCTAAAGACAAAGGTGGTTCAAGTCTAATACATAATAAAGGAAGCCTACAAAAACTTAGGGAAGAAAAAAAGCCTCAAACACATGCAGCACATCGTTTACGACCTGCTGCTGTGACAAAGCAGACACCCGAAATTGGAAGGTCACCAGTGCTTAATCGAAAGCAAGTGAAGCTTTTTGATCCGGAAAACTCCTTGGCTGACCTATTGAAAAAACGTTCTAACtctcttctaaagaaaaaaagaactgttAGTGCATCTCCTacttatgtttcaggttctaagaaaaagaatttaaatataacTTCCCCACAACTATATGAAAATAACATCAAAGAGGATGGACAAATACATACCCGCAATCAGGATCTATCTAGTGATGTTGATGCGTCAAAGCTCAGGAGAAatagtgataaagaaaaaagtttgagTGTAGTCAGAAACAAACCTACAGATCAAAGCATTTTAGATACTATAAATCGATTTAAACAGCCTCTGGATGTAGTAAAATACGATGGTGTCCCTCACAATCAAAGTTTAGCTAAAACTGCTACTGAAAAAAGGCCTTTTTCACCAACTGTTATTGCTAAGAAAAACCTACAACGTCAAAAAGTCTCCTGTGTAAATCGACAAGATGACTTAGAAAGTCCTATTTTGTCCTATAATGCATCTGATGATAACAGTGTGACTCTGAGATCTAAAGGGTCAGCAATAGTAAGGAAGAAAGCGGGTGAAAATCCTCAGTTTCGAACccccactttaaaaaaaaagtcactttCACTGAAAGTGTCGAGCGAAAGTCCACAAGAAAAAATCCACTTGAAAAGTCCCATTATGGGTTCTAATGCATTTGGTGATGATAGTGGAGCTTTGCGATCTAGAGAGTTAACCTTAGTAAGGAATAAATCAGCTGGAACACTTCAGTTGGAAGTTCCCATTGTTGAGAAAAGATCACTGtcctcaaaagtttcaaacGAAAGTCAGCAAACAAGCCCTATATTAAGCTCTAATGTATCCAGTGATAATATGTCTTTAAGATCAAGAAGGTCAGTCTTAAAACGTGGGAAGTCGATTAATAAGAAAAAGCCGCTTGCTCCAAAAACCGTAAATGAAACTGGGCAAGTTGACTTGGAAAGCTCTCTGTTCACCTCCAAATATGATTATACGCCTCAAAGATCCGGAGAAAGGTCTCTACCAAAGGAGGCAACTGCAGAGAAGTTTCAGTTCCGTACTCCGATTGCCCAGAAAAAGACTCTTACACCAAAGTCCACAAAGAAAAGTATGGATGATGACTTAGAGGGTCCTATCCCGAACACCAATGCATCCgaagaagaaaataagtctCCAAAGTCTAGAAGACTTACAACTCCCAGAAAATGTGTCAGCTGTTCCGACTGTAGTTCTGAGACTCCACGTCAAGCTTTTAAGGACTCGAGCCAGTTCAGTAAAGCAACGAAGAGGAAGCTGTGGGAGCCAATCGAGTCTACTAGTGAAAGTGGGGGAAAGAAAATTCATCGAAAAAGGTCTAGACTTGTCGCTCCTAATTTGATCAAGTCTAGTAAAATCAATAAGAACATATccagacatcattttagaaagcaaaaggaaattttgaaatcaaagaaaaaatttgaaaatccaaaGCTTAGCCTTCGGAGTCAGTTTCCTGGCGAGTCAAAACAGAGTGCTTCAGGTACAAGAAAAGCAAAAGTGAGTGAAGAGAGAAACAAGAAAGCTCACTTAAGAGATACTAGAACAACCATGGATGACCTCagatttaaaacattttcatcTCGAATTCGCGATTTATCCGCTAAGACGGAAAGACAGCCTCTCCGTAATCTGTCTGGTTTACCTTCATCAATCGCTAACGCTTTGCGCGAAAGCGATAGCGATGATGATGACGAAGGTGCCGATTTTTTGCTTCATTTGTGA
- the LOC136028021 gene encoding uncharacterized protein LOC136028021 isoform X6 — protein MMEDPYEELANSYEVRKVQRWKQFSEAFHKRFVEGDKSSDWRKPLSDKLDDIYEFNSSYNKLLAENGMEGGDDGDEEENMSDCDVESDVSSEKNSEFMPRTNTQQSSPGPINPIKRRAAFLQKYGPHSSNNSPPSDNIEEETFCLLKSVDGKGVKSKKVRIRASHGSIATSNVKQAVTQLSQGSVKSECLKKGSENVTASKNRKQSKDFVLIPMPPPPLTPKSAARNHRQRKPSLNVKSSSASPSLKPKAVVSIVQKKSVQLVDYSDTEMSVVSFTSRDTSSSNSRSSMSGRRRRKSCIPSSLRKRTIKYNSGDGNSSMSSVNSLFRNKMMNKGSKKIADPLTVTEKTDLNKNIKTKNFVGFSTDDNESGKTNVLHSVELVDEETESQRSRCTAENVLLGKENENETAIQSRTNLTECHTDKIEDSATLRSFSKTAGYSKQRNNEVFNLKESFTVIDNRANEIPKILASTKRINGKVSCNNIIDENDATCNIEDKSSKNKNQSGDYVRSDNSIVSSSKSKVSRTRFSKRSANNLDLTNIIPDIPSQDNSNLSSERRVTRSIRKNFDNIRRVSDIHKEDISETVTNISPDKQTTVIEKRRLIVGISEAPVSAQNNGKCKEFPICSTEDRSCNSMISKQKGKDKSRDSFQAKENGDEAVKTPSGLWKVNENKGSVLENRDAEDNDIKKRHVRKECSSSEVTVSVNSETGAVSLSQKYKRVTSVLKLKDDSTSVKGRELNDVLSLLDETILSDSSGKRITRSRLRATCTPVAALKPSSLSLSTSASLFPNETSSQSADSISVLSEAPTQIFTSVNPRKVNNKGGLTNMSECAKNGAVRTTSSTPNGVVPPQPQELSDLFSPIQSGSKNLGAAIQSNSVKVNDEANSNQLFTPQNFENCVRQAVTLILSTFIPNLAASQGQPNTEQRPASNAESLNAQQQQISSSNLAWSNLLLQNPFFTPGSISNLLSGSGLVHQPTPSLPTTLLPSIVTQGETNKKEEPISSSAKQIKEAEESPEKNGTPAYTQSLAKKKKLSHSPLPVITKKRNHAKDKGGSSLIHNKGSLQKLREEKKPQTHAAHRLRPAAVTKQTPEIGRSPVLNRKQVKLFDPENSLADLLKKRSNSLLKKKRTVSASPTYVSGSKKKNLNITSPQLYENNIKEDGQIHTRNQDLSSDVDASKLRRNSDKEKSLSVVRNKPTDQSILDTINRFKQPLDVVKYDGVPHNQSLAKTATEKRPFSPTVIAKKNLQRQKVSCVNRQDDLESPILSYNASDDNSVTLRSKGSAIVRKKAGENPQFRTPTLKKKSLSLKVSSESPQEKIHLKSPIMGSNAFGDDSGALRSRELTLVRNKSAGTLQLEVPIVEKRSLSSKVSNESQQTSPILSSNVSSDNMSLRSRRSVLKRGKSINKKKPLAPKTVNETGQVDLESSLFTSKYDYTPQRSGERSLPKEATAEKFQFRTPIAQKKTLTPKSTKKSMDDDLEGPIPNTNASEEENKSPKSRRLTTPRKCVSCSDCSSETPRQAFKDSSQFSKATKRKLWEPIESTSESGGKKIHRKRSRLVAPNLIKSSKINKNISRHHFRKQKEILKSKKKFENPKLSLRSQFPGESKQSASGTRKAKVSEERNKKAHLRDTRTTMDDLRFKTFSSRIRDLSAKTERQPLRNLSGLPSSIANALRESDSDDDDEGADFLLHL, from the exons ATAACAAGCTTTTGGCTGAGAATGGCATGGAAGGTGGTGATGATGGTGACGAAGAAGAGAACATGTCAGACTGT GATGTTGAATCGGATGTTTCATCAGAGAAGAATTCTGAATTTATGCCAAGGACTAACACACAGCAGTCCTCGCCTGGGCCCATCAACCCAATCAAAAGACGAGCAgcatttttgcaaaaatatggacCTCACTCCTCCAACAACAGTCCACCGTCTGATAACATCGAGGAGGAgactttttgtttgttaaaatcTGTGGATGGAAAGGGTGTTAAAAGTAAGAAAGTGCGTATTCGAGCCTCTCATGGAAGTATAGCCACTTCGAATGTAAAACAGGCTGTGACTCAACTGTCGCAAGGGTCTGTTAAAAgtgaatgtttgaaaaaaggcTCTGAAAACGTCACAGCTTCAAAGAACCGTAAACAATCgaaagattttgttttaattccgATGCCTCCCCCTCCTCTTACGCCTAAAAGTGCTGCAAGAAACCATAGACAAAGAAAACCGTCACTAAATGTTAAATCGTCATCTGCTTCTCCTTCTTTGAAACCAAAAGCAGTTGTGTCAATTGTGCAGAAGAAAAGCGTTCAACTGGTTGACTATAGTGACACAGAGATGTCCGTTGTATCTTTCACCAGTCGTGATACATCTTCGTCAAACTCCCGAAGTTCTATgtcaggaagaagaagaagaaaaagttgtATTCCTTCTTCTCTTAGGAAGAGAACGATAAAATACAATTCTGGTGATGGCAACTCAAGTATGAGCAGCGTGAACAgtctttttagaaataaaatgatgaaTAAAGGAAGCAAAAAAATAGCAGACCCATTGACAGTGACAGAGAAAACTGATctgaataaaaacataaaaacaaagaatttcGTTGGATTTTCAACTGACGATAATGAAAGTGGAAAGACCAATGTATTACATAGTGTAGAGCTTGTAGATGAAGAAACAGAAAGTCAGCGTTCAAGATGTACAGCAGAGAATGTTTTGCTGGGAAAGGAGAACGAAAACGAGACTGCTATTCAGAGCAGAACCAACCTAACTGAATGTCATACTGATAAAATCGAGGATAGTGCCACTCTTCGCAGTTTTTCTAAAACTGCTGGATACAGTAAGCAAAGAAACAATGAAGTATTCAACCTTAAAGAGTCATTTACTGTCATAGACAATAGGGCAAATGAGATTCCAAAAATTCTGGCttcaacaaaaagaataaatggaAAAGTATCTTGCAACAACATCATTGATGAAAATGATGCAACTTGCAACATTGAAGATAAaagcagcaaaaataaaaaccaaagtgGAGACTATGTGCGTTCGGACAATTCTATTGTCAGCAGCtctaagtcaaaagtttcacgaacaaggTTTAGTAAACGTAGTGCGAATAATCTTGATTTAACAAACATTATACCTGATATCCCCTCTCAAGATAATAGCAATTTATCATCTGAGAGACGAGTTACTCGTTCTATCCGTAAAAATTTCGATAATATACGAAGGGTTAGTGACATTCATAAGGAAGACATCTCTGAAACAGTTACTAATATCTCCCCTGATAAGCAGACAACAGTTATAGAGAAGAGGAGACTAATCGTAGGTATCAGTGAAGCGCCAGTGAGTGCTCAGAACAACGGTAAATGTAAAGAATTTCCCATATGTTCAACCGAAGATAGAAGCTGTAACAGCATGATTTCTAAACAGAAAGGAAAAGATAAATCAAGGGACTCCTTTCAAGCCAAAGAAAATGGTGACGAAGCCGTGAAAACACCTTCTGGATTATGGaaagttaatgaaaataaaggttCAGTATTAGAAAACCGTGATGCAGAAGataatgacataaaaaaaagacatgtgaGGAAAGAGTGCAGCTCAAGTGAAGTTACTGTTTCTGTCAACAGTGAGACGGGGGCTGTTTCGCTATCACAAAAGTATAAGAGAGTCACTTCTGTGCTGAAACTGAAGGATGACTCGACTTCTGTCAAGGGCCGTGAACTTAATGACGTACTCTCGCTGTTAGATGAAACAATACTTTCTGACAGTTCTGGGAAACGTATTACTAGGTCACGCCTTCGCGCAACCTGCACACCTGTTGCAGCTTTGAAGCCTTCTTCCCTTTCATTATCAACTTCTGCATCACTGTTTCCAAATGAAACGTCTAGCCAATCGGCAGACTCAATTAGTGTGTTGTCTGAAGCTCCAACTCAAATTTTCACTAGTGTTAACCCTCGTAAAGTAAATAACAAGGGGGGCCTTACGAATATGTCAGAATGTGCTAAGAACGGGGCTGTACGGACCACAAGTAGCACACCAAACGGAGTAGTTCCCCCACAACCACAAGAGCTTAGTGATCTATTTTCACCAATTCAGTCTGGTAGTAAGAACCTCGGTGCTGCTATCCAAAGTAATTCTGTGAAAGTGAATGATGAAGCAAATTCGAATCAATTGTTTActccccaaaattttgagaattgcGTGCGACAAGCAGTAACATTGATACTGTCCACGTTTATCCCAAATTTAGCTGCGTCTCAGGGACAACCAAACACAGAGCAGAGACCAGCTTCCAATGCAGAAAGTTTAAACGCTCAGCAACAACAAATATCATCATCAAATTTAGCTTGGTCGAATCTTCTACtccaaaatccgttttttactCCTGGTAGTATATCAAATTTATTGAGTGGAAGTGGCTTAGTCCATCAGCCAACTCCTAGTTTGCCCACCACACTATTGCCTTCAATCGTCACCCAGGGTGAAacgaataaaaaagaagaaccgATTTCTTCATCTGCTAAGCAGATTAAAGAGGCTGAAGAAAGTCCAGAAAAAAATGGAACACCTGCTTACACTCAATCTttagcaaaaaagaagaagcttaGCCATAGCCCATTGCCTGTCATTACTAAGAAGCGTAATCACGCTAAAGACAAAGGTGGTTCAAGTCTAATACATAATAAAGGAAGCCTACAAAAACTTAGGGAAGAAAAAAAGCCTCAAACACATGCAGCACATCGTTTACGACCTGCTGCTGTGACAAAGCAGACACCCGAAATTGGAAGGTCACCAGTGCTTAATCGAAAGCAAGTGAAGCTTTTTGATCCGGAAAACTCCTTGGCTGACCTATTGAAAAAACGTTCTAACtctcttctaaagaaaaaaagaactgttAGTGCATCTCCTacttatgtttcaggttctaagaaaaagaatttaaatataacTTCCCCACAACTATATGAAAATAACATCAAAGAGGATGGACAAATACATACCCGCAATCAGGATCTATCTAGTGATGTTGATGCGTCAAAGCTCAGGAGAAatagtgataaagaaaaaagtttgagTGTAGTCAGAAACAAACCTACAGATCAAAGCATTTTAGATACTATAAATCGATTTAAACAGCCTCTGGATGTAGTAAAATACGATGGTGTCCCTCACAATCAAAGTTTAGCTAAAACTGCTACTGAAAAAAGGCCTTTTTCACCAACTGTTATTGCTAAGAAAAACCTACAACGTCAAAAAGTCTCCTGTGTAAATCGACAAGATGACTTAGAAAGTCCTATTTTGTCCTATAATGCATCTGATGATAACAGTGTGACTCTGAGATCTAAAGGGTCAGCAATAGTAAGGAAGAAAGCGGGTGAAAATCCTCAGTTTCGAACccccactttaaaaaaaaagtcactttCACTGAAAGTGTCGAGCGAAAGTCCACAAGAAAAAATCCACTTGAAAAGTCCCATTATGGGTTCTAATGCATTTGGTGATGATAGTGGAGCTTTGCGATCTAGAGAGTTAACCTTAGTAAGGAATAAATCAGCTGGAACACTTCAGTTGGAAGTTCCCATTGTTGAGAAAAGATCACTGtcctcaaaagtttcaaacGAAAGTCAGCAAACAAGCCCTATATTAAGCTCTAATGTATCCAGTGATAATATGTCTTTAAGATCAAGAAGGTCAGTCTTAAAACGTGGGAAGTCGATTAATAAGAAAAAGCCGCTTGCTCCAAAAACCGTAAATGAAACTGGGCAAGTTGACTTGGAAAGCTCTCTGTTCACCTCCAAATATGATTATACGCCTCAAAGATCCGGAGAAAGGTCTCTACCAAAGGAGGCAACTGCAGAGAAGTTTCAGTTCCGTACTCCGATTGCCCAGAAAAAGACTCTTACACCAAAGTCCACAAAGAAAAGTATGGATGATGACTTAGAGGGTCCTATCCCGAACACCAATGCATCCgaagaagaaaataagtctCCAAAGTCTAGAAGACTTACAACTCCCAGAAAATGTGTCAGCTGTTCCGACTGTAGTTCTGAGACTCCACGTCAAGCTTTTAAGGACTCGAGCCAGTTCAGTAAAGCAACGAAGAGGAAGCTGTGGGAGCCAATCGAGTCTACTAGTGAAAGTGGGGGAAAGAAAATTCATCGAAAAAGGTCTAGACTTGTCGCTCCTAATTTGATCAAGTCTAGTAAAATCAATAAGAACATATccagacatcattttagaaagcaaaaggaaattttgaaatcaaagaaaaaatttgaaaatccaaaGCTTAGCCTTCGGAGTCAGTTTCCTGGCGAGTCAAAACAGAGTGCTTCAGGTACAAGAAAAGCAAAAGTGAGTGAAGAGAGAAACAAGAAAGCTCACTTAAGAGATACTAGAACAACCATGGATGACCTCagatttaaaacattttcatcTCGAATTCGCGATTTATCCGCTAAGACGGAAAGACAGCCTCTCCGTAATCTGTCTGGTTTACCTTCATCAATCGCTAACGCTTTGCGCGAAAGCGATAGCGATGATGATGACGAAGGTGCCGATTTTTTGCTTCATTTGTGA